The nucleotide window GATGGGAGTGTCTTGGCTCTGGGAACCCATTTGCACCTCTTTATTCTATTTCCCGCTGTGTAGACCTGGGCCATTCCTTATAGGGTAGACTGTCTCCCTGATTATAGTGTTCTGTATCAGGCCTCCTTGTAAGGGCAACAGTTGCAAgccgctgcattttgcagtgTTTTTTATGGCTGAATTTGCACATCTTGGTTGACAGACATtatctttgcttccattttcatGTTTTTTCTTTGCGGCCCTGTTCCTACTGAAGGGCCACCCTCTGCTTTAATATAGCCCTCCTCCAGGTTTCTAAAGTGGGGGGAGGATCCTAAGCATGATCATCCTCTCACAAGGTGGAGTTCTTTACCTGCTCTGGAAAATGCCGTCAACTGTACTTGATGATCCGGGAAAAAAATGCAGACTTCAAAAGGTAGGAAAACACGTTTTTTGCTCAGAACTTTTCAAAAGGATATTTGCCCAAACACATTAAGTGTGAGGAAGCTTAATTATCCTTAGAACAAGTCACCAAATAATTAGAAATAGGAAAGGTTACCTGTTCCCCAAGTATACAGATCAGGCCTGGGATCTGCACTCCATTGGTCTCCCACCCTGCCTACTGGCACAAGCCACACTTCCACCTATCCCCCAGTAAAGATATAGGTATAAAACATCTCAGAAAGCAGCTACAGTCTGTGGGACATAATGAAAAGTTCAGAGCAGGATTTAAAACCCACAGGCCAGGATGTTCACGGGAAGGAGAGACAGACTCCTGTTTTTCTTCCAGAGTAAGACAGGATGAAACACAGTGAACAGCAATACCCTATTCTGACACGAAGAGGGAAAAGATTTCTCCTTCCTTGCTTGACTGCCTTATGAAGAATCTTAAATCAGTCTTTTACAGTCTCTCAATCAATACCCCTTTTATGGAGCTTTCCATTCCATTCTCTTCAAGCAATGTTGATGAAATCAAACTCTCGCTTCATGCGCAGGGTGACTTCCAGAATGCCATTTTCAGAGAGGAAACAGGCCTTTCCACAGTTGGGGTCCACAGGGTGTGGGAGATGCAAGAGGAGCTTCCTGGAAAATATGGCAATTGGAAAGTCAGAATCTGAAAGAAGACTGAGGCACATAGCCAAGTCTTGGCTGGCCCTCCATCCAAAGTGCCCTCCAGTGTTCACAGTATTACAACAGGAAGCATGAGTGGCAGGATTTCTTGTGCTTCCATGTGCTCCGttgaagcaaagcttcctgacGGGGCACTGCAAGTACAGGAAAGAGATAGACAGTAGTCAATTGTCATCAagatgggaagggggaaggacTGGGAAGTACAGGGAGGAACACGATAGATATAAGAAACCGCCCACCAACAAAGAACTTTCTTACTTCTAGCTcttgggcagctgctgcttcCCATTTTCACAACACTTACATGCAAACATGGGGCTACAAACAATTAGTTCTTCATCTAAGTCTGTGAATGACCAAGAATGGTTTGTTGGAGTGCAGAAACCTTCCTGCTGCAGCAGTTCCTGAACAAATAAGGAACTGTTGAAGAATTTGGGGCAATTGCTTAAGGAAATATGCCAAACCCTCCACTACCCACATACTTCTGGGGGCTCCGAAGATCAAGAACCTTTTCCTTGATATCAAGAGTGATGTCTGAAGCCTTCGTATCTGGCAGTTTGATTTTAATCTGAAATGAAACACAAGATTTTGGATGGTATTGACTGGGTGGGTCTGACTGCTTGGGAGACAAGAAGTCCTTTATGGTTCTGTTTAGTATGAGGAAATCAGATCCGATGTTAGCTCCTGGAGAAGAGACAGTAGCCTGTACAATTGCAGTGTGTCACCAGTGTGTTCGTCCATAGCTTTGCAGTCTACTTCAGAATACTGTAAGACCGAAGGCAAACAAGGACACCGGAAACCAAGAAGAGCCCAGTGGTACATGACCCAGCTTACCAGCATGTCCTCACAACAGGCTGTGGAAGGGtcctttctgttcatgcccaggaACAGGTCCTCAGCTGCCACCTGCTGCTTGAACAAAATTTCATATCTGATAAAAGACAACATTAGTCAGACTTCAGTGGGGCAGCTAAATTGATCTATtacagcaaaaacaaaagaatcttctggcaccttaaaCATTGACAAATGTAGGCTTTTGTCAGCATCATCAGATGTTTACAGCCTGACCCCAAACCCTGCCGTTAAATAGCTTCAGATGGCGACTAAGTCCTACACTGAAAGATCTACCAGTGCCAAGTGATGAGGGGGCTCTGCTAGTGTAGAAATGTATGACAGCAAGGGTATATTGGAGGCACGGTGGGGCTTAGCATTCTACACCTACCTAGTCTGCTTCCCGCCCCTAGTGAAACCAGGGGCGGTTCTAGGTTTTAGCGGAGTCTGGGCAGAAAGTGTCAAGGGTCCCCTCCCCAGCTCATACTTTCATTCCCACCCATGTCCTCCCCACCTACTCTACATCCTTCTTCTACTCCAGAGCCCTCCCACTACCTGTTCTCTCAGCCACTCACACACTATTTTCCCAATGGCACTGGGCAGCACGTGCAGCTGGGAGCACTGGTTGCAAAATGATAGTAAACAAGTGGTACATGGGTCAACACCAGGTGAGGTGCACATATAGGGTTGGCAGCACTAGACCCCACCAGAAGGCCTGGGCCCTGACATGTGCCTACCTCAGGGTACGCTGACACCAGCCTTGGGAGGATCATTAGACCAACAACCACCCTAGTGCATCTAAAAATTCTACATAACACATGAAGAGTGAAAATACAATTTTGCCCTCCCAGCCTTGCACCCTGCCCCCCAAGCCCTGATGCCAATCACAGCTTCCAAAAGCACTAAATAAACCAAGACACTCATTACTCAGGTGATGGGGCCTGTGGTATGGGGCTTTAGACCACAGACAGAGCAACTTGGGTGATGGCAACTCAAGAAAAAGGGCACTTTGCAAAGCAAGGGAGCATTGTGCACAAAGAACCACAGAAGAGAACAAACACTGTTGTAACATGTGTAACACTGCTTTGCTCAGATCTCTTACAGGTATTCCACCTCAGGACCCACCTTCTGTTTCACTACTAATCAGTTTGTTGTTTTATCTTCTTGCCAGTATCGTCCTTGATGGGATCTGAACCCATGGCTTCTCTTTGTCACCTGAGTCCCTTTCCCAGTGAGTTATGGAAGGATTGACAGGATGCTCTCTGTGACTGTGCAGTTAGTGCTCACAGGTTATTTCCCTAATGTCACATTCCAGTTGCCTGGCAAAAGGCTAGTGCTCCTTAGCACCCTGCCCACCCCCCAGAAATGTATGAAAGGAGTCTGTGCCTTCTATCACGGATGTCTTGACCAAGCATATTGCAGAGACATGGGTGCACTGTGTCTGGAGCAGCTAAGTTCCTTCTCTGTGTGCACAACTGGCAAAAGGGAACACGGTTGCAAGATAGGACTTGAATCTCTTTCTTTAAGGCACCTACTGATTatattattttcctttttatcaagtgtttgtgtgtgggagTCTTCTCCCTTTGTGCTCTGTGTGTGGGCAACAGCAAACTGACAACAGGGATGGGTGTGTGCCAAGTGGCTGCTGGCCAGGGAAGGGGGCATTGTTGGAGCCCAGTGACTGGTGGATTGCAGCAGGGATGCCATGGTCTTTGGTGCAAATATGACATGGTACCTTTCATTTACTTACTCTATGGAGTGGATACAGCATACTAGCTGCACTGTAGTGGGATCAGAGACTTACAGTGGGGCAAACAGAAACCTGTGGATCTACTGCATTTCAGATGGAGCTCTAAAGGCCACCTGCTTGCCTTCTCTCCAAAGGCCATTGACCTCAGGCCACCATTATCAATTGAAGATGATTTTGCCAGGTTGGCAGATTCCCCTCACTCCCTACAGACAACTTCTGCTGCCTGCTATTCATACTGAACTATTACAAGACCATAAAGCAGTTTGGGTACAGTGATCTGGAACCACACTCCCAAAGGGCTGCCAATCAATCCTCTAGCATACCATTACTACCTAGGTACCATTTACAAAACATCTAACAAGGTGAGTCAGAGCAGAGCTTTTTAACCAATATCAATTATTTTCCATTTGGCAACAACTGATTTTCTCCCCTTCCAAATCAATTTTTCTAATTCAGAATGCAGCAAATTCAGGAACTGCATGttcttttgctaatttttttttccaaatgaggAATATGACTGAAGAGTATACGTTGAGGATGTAACATGCTTAGTAAAATTCACCCAATAAAACCAAGCAAAATAAAATGAGCGCTTTCCCCAAATCCTTGGCAGCGTAGGAAGCACAACCTTGTCTGCAGATCTGGTGGCAGTGCCTGTTACAGAACTAAACCCAGACTCTTTGCAAACATCAAGTCTGCCTCTCAACTACTTTAGAGTTACCTCTTCAGCCATATACCATCCTTTGGGGAACTCTGCAGTTTGCCCATGAGGCATTTCTTCTGGTAAATCAAGGCCTTATGAAATAACGACAGTTAAGCCAACTTGGGCAAATTTAATACATGGGAAGCATCTGATGTAACAACAGGATAATAATCACATCCCCTAACTGATAACAATAAGCAAATTCACAGCATGAGCTTTAGTACAGCCATCTGGAAATGGAAGAAAAGCATTTGGGGAAGGTTACATGGAAAGGGTTTCCCGTGAGGACTATATGTCTTCAATGCACTTACTCAGGTTGTTCTCTGGAGTCCCAGGAGTCATCATACTCTGATCCCTCTGGTACCTCTTCTGCACTCCAGATCTCTTTGCTATTTCCATATTTCACACAGATGTTGGCTGAAAGGAGG belongs to Eublepharis macularius isolate TG4126 chromosome 13, MPM_Emac_v1.0, whole genome shotgun sequence and includes:
- the DNAAF6 gene encoding dynein axonemal assembly factor 6 encodes the protein MAAETSVPSLLALADLLSGPRDEDEEEDELGQGSSSAASNMGPGHIGPLKTMEPATNICVKYGNSKEIWSAEEVPEGSEYDDSWDSREQPEYEILFKQQVAAEDLFLGMNRKDPSTACCEDMLIKIKLPDTKASDITLDIKEKVLDLRSPQKKLLLHLPHPVDPNCGKACFLSENGILEVTLRMKREFDFINIA